TGTCTTTGCTTAGACCATTTTGATGAATGAGTGTGATTTCTTCAGTCATCGCCAACACCGTTTGTTCTTCTTCAGTAAAGAATTTGATGGCTTCTTTCCATGCGCTCACCAAAAAGATAGGCTGATTGGTTTCTCCATGTTTTAAGGCCTCTTTGGTATGCATATCGATACAGTATGCGCAATTATTGATTTGCGACGCACGAATTTTGATCAGATTTTTTAATGTTTTAGATATATCAGCCTTTGTTAAGTAGCTTTCTAATCCATACATAGCTTTATATGCTTGCGGTTCTACTTGATTGATGTTGATGCGTTTTTCCATTATTTTGTTCTTTAAATTTAACAATACAAAGTTGGAAAACAGC
This genomic window from Mariniflexile sp. TRM1-10 contains:
- a CDS encoding carboxymuconolactone decarboxylase family protein; translation: MEKRININQVEPQAYKAMYGLESYLTKADISKTLKNLIKIRASQINNCAYCIDMHTKEALKHGETNQPIFLVSAWKEAIKFFTEEEQTVLAMTEEITLIHQNGLSKDTYQKATRIFTENQIAQIIMVIVTINAWNRIAVSTHKEIE